GCGTCTCCCACATCGTCTCTCTTCAGCAACAGGTAATTTAATTTTTCCATTAATACTATTAAAAAAACAATTCTTCCATTAATACTATAACTTATTACTATCATATAGTAATATAGTATGATGAGAAATCGCAAGAATTTTAAGTCAATCTACTGTCTGTAGGTCGTGACATTCATCAGTTATCTTACCAGTTTCCTTTTCTTTTTTTTATAACAAAAGAAAATTGTTGATATTTCTCTCTTCCTTTGTTTTCGTTTCTACCCATTTACCCAAGCTCATGCAAAGTACTCTCTCTTAAGCATTGACGAAAAAAATCGTCTTGTGTTTTAGCTGCGATTTGTTCTCATTCTTGGTCCTTTTTTTTGGTTTTAGTAATAAGGATCTACTGAGAAAAATAAAAATAATTAATTTATAATTGCATTCCTAGCCTTACTCATAATCTTCATCAAATAATATTATAGATGATTGAACATTTTTCCTTTTTCGATGATTCCTACGAACATTAGTTTAATTTCATTTTATTTAAATTTCCTCTTCATCCGAGTTTATAGTGATATCTATTAATAAAATATACAATAATTAAAAACATACTTCTATTTAACTAAAACATTTTAAACTAAAAATAATAAATTATATATGTATGGTAAAAGCTGGATTTTTAATTATAACGACGAGATATTATATTGTTTGGATTCATAGCTTTTGATTGTTAACTTGATGTTAACGAATCTCATAACACTACTCTTCTGTGACATAAAATAAAAATATGTCAAATAAACATAATTAACCGTCTTGTGTTTTCATTGGTCATGTTTTTTTAATTATGCTTATTTGACATATTTTTAGTTTATGTCACGGAAGAGTAGTGTTATGAGTTTCGTTAATATCAATATCAGATTACCAATCAAAAACTATGAATCCAAAGAATATAATATCTTATCGTTATAATTGAAAAAATCTAGCTTTTACTAGACATGTATAATTTATTACTTCTAGTTGAATAGAAAGATGTTTTTAGTTATTGTATATTTTATTAATAGGTGTCACTATAAACTCGGATGAAACAGAAATTCATATAAAATGCAATTAAACTAATGTTAGTAGGAATCATCTGAAAAGGAAAAATGTTCAATCATCTATAATATTATTTGATGAAAAGGAGTTTGCTTTCATACGCTTCATTTGTAATTATAGTTTATTTTGTAGATTTATCTTTTATGTTATTATGAAGTGTTAATAAAAATTTATTATGTTGTTACGATGATAACGTTTTTTACATGTGTGGTTTGATAATAAAATAGATAAAAGATTTTGCAAGTTACCAAGCCATTATTAAGTTGTGTTGTAATAAAAAAATTAAATTATATAGATTAGATATTAAATTTAATATTTGAAACTAATAAAATAATTTAGATTAAAATAAAAAATATGTTAAAGTTATAATTGATTGGGATTTATTAGTCCGCCATCAACTAGTTTAATGCATACTTACTTGTATGACATGATCTAATGCGTTACAGAACAGTTGAAGGCCTCTCTCTCTCTGTATTTAATTTAATTAGCACATTGAGCATACGTTGTATTACTTTTTGTAAATAAATGTTTACAAAGATGTTTTCTAAGTTAATCCAAGCCACTGATTGAGAAGAGATGTCTTTCTCTGTTCGCAACAAACACGTAGTTGTACGCTTATTTCTAAGCGTCTTTTCAATATATAAATATATCAATTGCTTTGATCATATATATACATATATATATATATCAATTGCAATAAAGTATGCTTGTTACATACTCGAATATTTATGCAATTGCATCCAATAAATTGATATTAGTGAAGGATATTTTAAATGTTACAAGCAAGCAATTTATTGGATGCAATTAGTCATGTCGTGTGTTTTGGGCATAAGTGAATCAACATTTGCTCGAGAACTCGGAAACTCATGTAATAATTTATTGCTGAAAGTATCAATATTTAGATTATTACATCTCTTTAATATTTTCTTGGCATTATTATCATTTTAAGCATTTGCATGGATTTTGTCTAAAAAAAACAGGTGGTGAGTTTGCAAAATGAGCTTTCATATGTACAAGCACATTTAGCAACTCTAGAGCTGCCACAGCCACCGCCGGCCACGGTGACGTCTTCTGGATCTCTGCCGCCTCTTTCCATATCAGACCTGCCCACAATAACACCGTCGATGTACGACCTCTCCCCAATCTTGGAGCCGATATCATCCACGTGGCCCATGCAGCAACAACCTCGACCGTCGGATCATCTCTTCGGTGTCTCGCAATCGTCCAGTATCGGAGGAGGCGGCGAGTTCCAAGCTATTGCACGTGAGTTTCTTCACGGTGGGCAGATGTCAGCTCATCAGCCGCCGCCGGAGACCGGTGGTTCTGCCCCAACAGTGATAAAAAGAGAATGATGCTTATATTTTATATATATATATATATATGTTGGTTCAGTTTTGGACCTTATGAGATCTATAATTAGCCACATGCTCCTCTTTGTTATATGTATTTATAATACTTGGTCGAAGAATTCGCATTTTAATTTTTGGCTATAATGTTAATATATGTGATACTCAATTGAAATTAAATGTGGGACTCCAGATAAAGAAGAAACCAGAAATCAAAAAAAGAAGAGAATATGCCTATATCAACCAGGAAGATATGATTCAGCTGAGTCCACCGAAAAGAAGACTACTTCCAATACAAATCTGTTGGATTTTTATCTGATCATTGAATTGATGCAGCTCTTGGAGGTTACGGTGGAAGACTTGGGACTTTGTTTCAAACGAACCAACCCAAACCCTTACAGTTTTTGTACTCTTAACCAAGACATACATTTTTCTCGATTAGATATTTTAATATATCACCGGTTTCTGATTATTTTAGTCAGAACCGAAAAGAGATGTTATAAATTAAACCATACAAAGTTTGGAGAATCCAGTGTGTATGAGATGGATTAAATCCCTCCACAGCACCCATCAAATATGAAATTCAGCTCACTTAGTCGGGGCTTCAACCAGCTAAACACCCGCACTCGGCTGTGTGGTTTGACTTTTCTCGGCAATAGGAGCTTGGCGCATGAACTTTGGTTAACAGCCCGAATGTTCAGCTCAGTTGCTTGGCCCGTAAAGCATATCTCAGCCCGTTAGGTCTAACTGATCTAGGAAAAATAGAAGATAATATTCATCCATAAAAGCATGATTATTGGGGGTTCTTAAGGTAGGCTTCTTAGCAGAATATAATAACCCGTCTCTTAACTTTTAACTAAAAAAGCTAAGAACCGACTCTTAAATAAGAATTTTAAGAACCGGTTCTTAACTTTTTTAGTTAAAAGTTAAAAGACGGGTTCTTATATTCCGCTAAGAACTCCCCAATAATCATGCTCTAAAAAGATGACGAGAGCAACCAAGGGACTGTCAGCTAGAAATTAGAGTTTTACTCTTTTACTTTTTTGGGCCGACTTGTACTTTCCTGGCTAGGTCAGACGAGTTTTGTTGCTCTCTTTACTGAGTCCGACGAAACTCAGATTCAACATAGTGCCCCCAATATCTACTTCTCACCGTCGTCCTCGGTTGGCTAGTTATAGTCTTTACCTCTCCAAATCACGACCTGCTCTTTGTCTAATGTCACCATAATGCAAGGGACCATACATATCCTTCACACAATACTCACTACACCTTACAAAGCTTGGCTGAACAGAAAGAAACATCATCATCTCAATCTTAGCTTTGCTCCAATTTTCTTGCAATCCTTTTTCTCTAGTCCCAAGCAATCAATCGGTACTAATAATTCACTTACGAGGAACGGTTCTCTCGCCAGACTACCGTAGTGATGGGAGGGATTCGGCAGATAGATGTCTGGCTATATATATATGGTTTCTTTCCCAGAGATGTGTTAAAAGCAATACAAAAAATGAGATATTTACCTTTTTTTTTTAAGATGGTGTCTGATATTGTAAATGCCGTTTTTATGAATCAGTCTACACAAACAAATGTCCGATCAAATTATCGTTTATATAAGGTTTATAAAATTACACTCTCCACCCCCACACAAAAAAATAAATAAAAGAATGTGCAAGTCAAAACACAATCATCATCAATGCTTTCAATCAGATTGTAAGATTCTCCTGTATGGCAAGGAAGGATCCAACAATATTTCCCCCAACGTCAGGGAACTCCTCGCTCCCTGGTAGTGGCCGTACTTTGCCTTTCCGATCAACTTCCACCGGATACTTGAGCAGATGTCCCCTCATCTCCGACACTTGCTCTGCCCTAAACTGTTTCCAGTTCTCCTCCCCCATTCTTCTCACCTTGCTTACACACTCTAGGCTCTCTGGCTCCTCAAAGCTATCATCTAACATTGCCATGTGTTCTGCCCAAAGTGACATTCTATACCCGAATATCTTGCAGAATTTTTGATGTACAAAGTATTCATATTTATATAATAAAATAACTGGAAATCATATAATAATATTTTAGAGGAGGATTACTACCTGACCACGAGGACCAGACTGTCGTCTTGCCCATGTATGTTGAGGCTGATAAGCTCCCATTGCAATCTCCGTGTCTCTCGTGCCTTCCATTGATCTTTGGTTTATGTTTGCGGATCCAATTACCACATACTCGTCATCAATAACCATCCCTTTTGAATGCACATATATCATAAATCTTCTGCTCTTTCGACATGATGCCTATAACAACAACAACATCTCAGTTAACAACTCAATGATAATAGGAATATACATGGTAGCAGCTTTCTACCTGAGGAGTGTTCTCGTTGCTTTGATTTGTTTCATTATTTCCGTCCACCATCTCTCTGTTTCCAAGACAGAAAAAATTTAGATAGTCTTGTGGGGAGAATCTATCATCAAGCCCGGCCTCCACTAACGCATTGTAGATAGTTCCATACATCATTTGCATTGTCTTGTGCTACGAGGACCATAACTATGACATTCAGTTTCCAGTGATAAAAAGGATCATTTTCTTTCTTTTTGTAACTTTTTTTTTTTTTTGTTCACAGATACTTCATTACTTAAAATTTAAAGTGGGTTTCTTACAGGGCCTCTGAGGGCCTGCTTAGCCAAGTTATCCTCAAAACAGAGAGAGAAACGATTAACATATCTAAAAGAGACAGAATCAAATTGCAAAGAGAGAAGATAGATGTCAGCCAGGATTCCATGGAGATCAGAGATGCCAGATTGTTCGACAATTGCTGCCACCAATTGTGCTGAATCCGATTCAAAGATCACCTTTTTGAGCTGAAGTGCGATCGCATGTTCCATCGCCATTCGTACTGCCAATCCCTCCGCCACAAGGGGTGATCGAACGAAAGATAAAAAATCACTGTGAGAGAGGAATCTCTCATTTTGGTTAACCGAGAAGCTCCACCCCAATCCCGCGGTATTGTGTTCATTGCTCCACGCTGCATCCGATCGACAGAGGGCCACTGAGTCGGCGTCGATCTTCCTCGGGGTTACGCCTCGCTTTGGGGGTATAGGTACTACTTGAGCCAACTTCCACTCTTTAGCATCAATGATAGCTTTTGATATTACCTCTTGGGGTGTGAAGTGGCGCTGTTGAAAGATCTTAAGGTTTCTTGTTGTCCAGAGTGCAGAAATAACCCAAGGGATCAAGGGGCAGTCATTAAGTCCAGTAGGTAGGAGTGTGGTGGCCTTCAATGCCAATCGCCAGCCCTCATTAAATGAGTTAATGAGCAAAGGGGCTAGGCCATTTATTACAGGTAATAGCTCCCAAACCTTTTGTGCAAAAGGACAGTGGAAGAATAAATGGAGGATAGACTCTGAGCCCTTACAGTGAATGCAATTAGCAGTAGGTAGTATATGTCTTGCCATTAAGATCTCACCCACCGGGATTGCTCTATGTTTAATTTTCCAGATAAGCAGCTTCAGCTTGGGAGATATGGGCACTTTCCAGACATCGTCAATCCACTCTTGTGCTGGTTGGGGGGGTTCTAGAGCGCCAGGTTTATTTTTCTCCAGGGCTGCATAGTAGCCTGTTTTGGTGGAATACTCTCCGGATTTATGGTTGAGCCAGATGCGTTTATCCTTTCCTCCCCATTTACTCGGTTTGATGGTCATGATCTCTCCTGCCAGCATAGGGAATAATCCTTCTATCTTCTCAACATCCCATTCTCTGGAGTTTTCTCTGAACAGTTCAGCGACCTTTGCCTCTGATCTGTCTTCCGGAGCTGGTCCCATTGGACACCTTTGCGCAGTTGAAGATAGCCATGGTTCTCTCCAGATCTTTGTCTCCTGGCCATCTCCAATTACCCATCCCAAATGTTCCTTAATGAGTTCTCTTCCTATCAAAATTCCTCTCCACCCGTGAGAGCAGGAATCAGGAGCAGCCGCATGTAGGAAGTCTTTATCTTGGAGATATTTTCCCCTGAGTATTCTGGCTAGTAAGCAGGAAGGTGAAGATAGGATTCTCCAGCTGGTTTTAGCCAGTAGAGCGTCATTAAAACTTTGAATGTCTCTGATGCCCAGCCCTCCGTCTTTTTTTGACTTCACCATGGTATCCCATGCAATCCACGACATTTTCCTAGTCTCCGGAGAAGCGTCCCACCAGAATCTGGTGAAAGCTGACTGGATTCTTCGACACAGGGACTGCGGGAGTTTAAAGCACTGCATAGGGTGATTTGGTATGGCGGAGAGGACACTCTTGAGTAGTGTGAGTTTTCCAGCCAGAGAGAGGTACCTTGTAGACCACCCCGCTGCTCGCTGTTTGATTTTATCTACTACAAACGTGAACATATCAATCTTTTTTCTCCCAAAGTGTTCAGGAATCCCAAGGTACTTCCCAGCTCCTCCTTCTTTCTCAATACCGAGTTCTTCTTTGATCTTTTCCTTGAGCGCTTGTGGTGTTAGATTAGAGAAAGTGATCCCTGATTTCTGAGCATTGATTTTCTGGCCAGATGCTTCTTCATACAGCTGGAGGATTTTCTTGAGAGTACTGAGGCTCTTCGGGTTTGTTCTACAGAAGAACAGAGTATCATCTGCAAATAATAGGTGGTTAACCCGAGGACTGTTTGTGGCTACTCTGATGCCTTGCAGTGTGTTGTTCTCCTGGGCGTTTCTGCAAAGGCCGGACAGTACCTCACTGCAGAGGATGAAAATGTATGGAGACAGGGGGTCTCCCTGTCGGATGCCTCTATGTGGTGTAACCACACCGGTCACAGATTCATTGACAAGGTACGAGTATGTCACTGTCCTTATGCATTGCATGATCCAGTTAGTCCAAACCGCTAGTCTCAGCAGCACAGCTTCGATGAAATCCCACTCCAAACGGTCATAAGCCTTGCTCATGTCGGTCTTGACGGACATAGAGCAGTGCTTAGAGGCCTCAGATGTTTTTAGAAAGTGCAGAACCTCGTGGGAGATTAAGATGTTGTCAGTGATCGCTCTCCCATGAACAAAAGCAGATTGGTTCTCAGAGATCAAGTCAGGGAGGATCTGTTTCAGTCTATGCGCTAGCAGTTTCGAGATTATTTTATAGTAGACATTGCAAAGTGCTATTGGTCTATAATCCGAAACAAGCTTAGCTGTGGTAGACTTCGGTATCAGTCTGACATGTGTGGAATTAATGGTTCTCGGTAAGCTACCGGATGTGAAGAAATGTTGTATCTCTTTAACAATATCCGCCCCAACTGTTACCCAATTCGCTTGGAAGAAACTTGCTGAAAATCCATCCGGGCTAGGAGCCTTCCCCGGATGAATTGCAAGTAGAGCCAAGTGGATTTCTTCTGAAGTTGGTATAAAGTCGCTGGACTGTCATGGTATTCCCCAACCCACGACAGTTCCAGCTTATGATCTTTAAGGAACTGGAGCTGGCAGATTGTGAAAATCCACCTTCTTCTTTGAAATCCAAGGTACAATCAGAGATTTTGGTTGAGAGTTTGCTGTCGTGTCGTTTGCTTGTCCTGCTGGTTCTTTGCTCCTTGCTTTTACACCCCTTGTAGAAGATGACGGGGGAGCTTTTCTGATCCCGTTGTCCGTGAAGATTGGTTCTCCCTCTGAGTTCTCTATCACTGAGAAGTTGTTAACTGCCTTTCTTCATTTAGTGATACTGTGGAAATATCCAGAATTTTTATCACCGAGGCTGAGCCATAAGTTTCTGCTTCTTTGTTTCCAGTAGGCCTCCTCCTCGAGATAAGCTTTTGTCAGGTCAGCGTTTAGTTTGGCTATGGTTTCACCTTCATTCCTATTGCTCGACATAGCTTTATCCAGAGCCTCCTTCCATTGCTCAATAAGGATTCTGCTGTTACGTTGTTGCTCTTTATTCCAAAGAATAATTGCTCTTCTGACCTGAGAAATCTTGTAGTGGACCGGTCTAGTCCCTGCCTCCTTCCATGTCTTCTCTACCAGTGACTTGACCTCAGGGTTGTCTTTCAGTCTTCTGTCAAATCGGAAGATGCCTTTCCCTTTCTTCCTTGTGAAATCAAAGCATGTGAGTATAGGTTTGTGATCTGAACCTTCATACTTTAGATACTCGCATACGCCTGAGTGGAAGGTATCGAACCATTGACTGTTTGCTAGCGTTCGGTCAAGTCTACATCTCACCACTTCCTCATTACGCACTCCTCTCCAAGAGAGAAAATCTCCAGTGTGTGGTAAATCGTAGAGATCACATTCTGAAAGGAAGGGTCTGAAGTCAGTGTATGATCCTTCGGCTCTGGTGCGACCTCCAACTTTCTCATGTTCGTTAACAATGTCGTTTAAGTCTCCTGTGAGTATCCATGCCATGTCTCTGGTGGTTGCCTCATTCGCAATTTTTTGCCACAGTTGTCTTCTCAAGACCGGCTCAGGGTTTCCATAGACAAATGATGCCAGGAAAGTCTTGTTTTCATATTTCATTTCTGCATTGATAATGTTTTTACAAGAGTCTTTAACATTAAGCTATATCCCCTTCTTCCAGAACAGGGCGAGCCCTCCACTTCCATGCCCTTGGGGTGGTATCAGCAGTGAGTTTTCATAACGCAACGATTTACATTTACGGAGGACAAACTCGTTGGAATTTTTTGTCTCCGAGAGGAATAAGATATCGGGCGAGAGCTTCTTGTGCATCTCTATAAGTCGCTGGACTGTCATGGTATTCCCTAACCCACGACAGTTCCAGCTTATGATCTTTAAGGAACTGGAGCTGGCAGATTGTGAAAATCCACCTTCTTCTTTGAAATCCAAGGTACAATCAGAGATTTTGGTTGAGAGTTTGCTGTCGTGTCGTTTGCTTGTCCTGTTGGTTCTTTGCTCCTTGCTTTTACACCCCTTGTGGAAGATGACGGGGGAGCTTTTCGCTTAGGAGAGATTCTCAGCTGAGCCACCGTTCTTCTTTTCGTAGCTGCTGTAGTGGTTCTGACTCCCAGTGGCTTAGGTTGATTTTTATTCAGTGGAGGTCTTCCAAGTCTTTTCTTGACTAGGATCCGCTCTTCCTCAGTTCTTGGCTCACTTGTTCCTATATCCACAGGATTTTGTAATCTTAGAAGAGCCGGAATTCTGGTAGTGTTTTCCAAGTACTCTATACTCTCGCTTTGGTTGCATACAGGGAGTATGTTGATTGTATCTACTGCTATGCTATTAGCATTTGCATCTACTTCTCCTGTTTCCTCAGCCAACCTAACACGTTCTCTTCTTGCAGCACTTTCTGTAGGATCTGCACAATTAGCATATTGGTTCAGAGCTTCCCTAATCTCTAATCTTGCAGCTTCCACAGCTTCTTCATGTGTTGGGACTACAAACGTTTCTCCCTTTCCTTGCCTCCTTTCCAGCGAGTTGAGCTCAGTAATGGGTCTATGGCCCGAGATATAAGCAGAGGAGTTCCTGTCCTCGAGTGTGGGTCTTCTCTCACGCGTCACACTTTTTGTCTGTAGCTCCTCTCTTGTTCTCGTGTGTACAGAAGGTGACACTCTCCTTCCAGTGTCTACCCATCGAGGTTTACGAGCCACCGCAGCGTCATATCTTGGAGATAGGTGCTGGTGGCTATGATAAGATTCTGGTCTATAGTATGACCGAGAGTGTTGGTGTCTCCCTTGGCTTTCCTGGGATCATCTTTCTCTTGGTGGCTCAAAATTTGCAGACTTTCTAGCATCACGCATAAAGCCATCCTGGTGTCTGCTACTCTCCTTTGCCTGATGTGGATTATCCTGGTACGTTCTACGCCCCTTCGAAAAATCCTCATTCTTCCCCTCCGTTTGTATGTTACTTTTCTTATTGTTGTTGTCTTTTTGTTGAGGGTTTTGAGGGCAGTCTTCTAACTCATGGTCCAGCATAAGACATATCTTACAATGCTTTTCTAGTTTCTCGTAGAGGAGAGTGGCTATCACTTCATCACCATTGTCAAATTCTAGAGTGGAGCTAGTGATAAGTGGGAGGAGGCCGTTAACCTGAGTTCGGAGTCGGGCTTTTGTAGGTGTTATCTCCCAATTCTCGACCAAACCAATATCTTCTCCAATCCCTCGAATTATAGTATCATCCCACAGGTGAAGAGGGACTCCTTGTATTTCAATCCAGAAAGGTATTAGCGAGGGAAAAGCCGGTGACAACGTTGGCTCCCATCTCTGTATAATCAGCATCCACTTTGCAAAGTGGTAAGGTCTATTATCAAGGACCATTTGTAGGTCATCAAGAGATTCAAACTGGAACTGGAATTTGCCTTGTCCCAGATCTGAACCAGTGGGTCTGCGCCTGCACTTCCAGTGGTCTGCAAGGAACGGTATAAGGGACCACATCCTTTGAGCCTTTGGGTTAGTTACTCGTCCAATGAGTGTGAGCTCATGTTTCTTCCTCAGCTCTGAGGTTAACGGTTTGTAAAGACATATATCTTCACTAGAGTTACCTGCCAATATAGAATCCTCTGTGTAGCAGCGCCGGTTGGAACTCCTTCCGGCCACATTGGGATGACAATATAGACAGCAAACCTTTCATTTGCCCTGATCTTATCAGCAATCTTCAAAGCAATTTCCATAGGAATCAGGTTATTGGCACCTACATGACCATAAACAAACAATAATCAACAGAGTAGCCACAACAAACAAGGCTCTAACTCAAATGAAAGGCTATCTCTGTTTCCATGATTCCTTTTTCACTGGAAAAAAATCAGCTCAGATTTCTTGAATTTTTATCAATTATATATACATGCATCTTTGAAGAGATTTATCCTAATTTTGAGTTTTTTTCTAAT
This genomic interval from Brassica oleracea var. oleracea cultivar TO1000 chromosome C2, BOL, whole genome shotgun sequence contains the following:
- the LOC106326104 gene encoding LOB domain-containing protein 30-like codes for the protein MSSSGSPSSSGGGGPCGACKFLRRKCVPGCIFAPYFDSDQGAAHFAAVHKVFGASNVSKLLHHIPEHKRADAVVSICFEAQSRLRDPIYGCVSHIVSLQQQVVSLQNELSYVQAHLATLELPQPPPATVTSSGSLPPLSISDLPTITPSMYDLSPILEPISSTWPMQQQPRPSDHLFGVSQSSSIGGGGEFQAIAREFLHGGQMSAHQPPPETGGSAPTVIKRE